TGGGGCGGTTAGTTGGTGCCGGCGAATCGATGGGCGGGGACTCCCGCGATGGGGCTGCGGGCACGGAAGAGGGAGCCGGCCAGAGGCTGGTCGCGAAGGTCATCCTCGCCCAGGTGGACCGTGGCGCTGGTGATGTAGATGTCCTGCAGGTCGTCGCCGCCGAAGGCACAGGACGTGATGTTGGAGGTGGGCAGGGTGATTTTGTGTGTGCGTGCGCCGGTGGCGGGATCGATGCGCAGGACGGACGCGCCACCGAACATCGCCACCCAGAGGCCGTCGTCGGCATCGATGGCCATGCCGTCCGGGAGCCCCTCGGCATCCTGGTCGAAGGTGGTGACGGTTTGCCTGTTGGATACTTCCCCGCTTTCCCGGTCGTAGCGATAGCAGTCGAGGCGGTAGGTGAGTGAGTCGATGAAGTAAAATTTCGTTGCGTCCCGGCTCCAGACCAGGCCGTTGGAGATGGTGAGATCGTCGAGCTTGCGGTGGATGCTGCCGTCGGGCTCCATGCAGTAGAGGCTGCCGGCTCCTTCGCGGCAATCGTAGGCCATGGTGCCCGCCCAGAAACGGCCCGCGGGGTCGCACTTGCCGTCGTTGAATCGGACCTCGGGGTGACCGGCCTCGGGGTTTCCAAGGTGGGTGAGTTGCCCGTTTTCAGGATCCATGCGGGCGAAGCCGTTTTGGGTGGCGAGGAGGATGCCGCCCTGCTCATCGAGCACGACGGTGCCGACGTGCTCGCCGACGTCCCAACTGCGGTTTTCGCCGGTGGCTGGATTGAAGCAATGGACGGCGTTGCCGTGGATGTCCACCCAGTAGAGGAGTTTTTCACGTTCATCCCAGAGGGAGCCCTCGCCGACTTCGGCGTTGTGTTGCCAGGCTGGGTGCGCTTCGATTTCGGTCATGGCTGATGAGGGGTTAGGTGGTTGGGAGGCGATCGACGGGATTGGTTAGGGTGCCGATGCCATCGATAGTGATATGGACGAGATCCCCCGGATGCAGGGTGAAGTCATTGCCGGGAATGATGCCGGTGCCGGTCATGAGGAAGGCACCGTGGGGAAAGGAGCTTTCGCGGAAAAGAAAGCCGGCCAATTCCTCCGGGGTGCGCTTCATGGCACCGAGCTGGGTGTCCCCGGCGAAGACCTCCAGGCCGTCGCGTTCGATTTTCAGGGAAATGCCGGTTTCCGATGAAAGTTCGTCGGTGAGCAGGATTCCGGGGCCGACCGAGGCGCAGCCATCGTAGGTTTTTGCCTGTGGCAGGTAGAGCGGGTTTTCGCCCTCGATGCTGCGTGAGCTCATGTCGTTCCCGGCGGTGAAGCCGATGATGTTTCCCGAGGGGTTGAGGACGAGGGTGAACTCCGGCTCCGGCACGTCCCAGGTGGAATCGCGGCGGATGCGGACCGGCGCGCCGGGGTGGGAGACGCGCAGGGGAGTGGCTTTGAAAAAAAGTTCGGGTCGGTCGGCCGCGTAAACGCGATCATAGAAGTCGCCGCCACCCGCGTCCTGGGACTCCTCCATGCGGGCGTCACGGGAGCGGTAATAGGTCACACCGCAGGCCCAGAGCTCCTGCTTGCTGATGGGGGCGAGCAAGTGATGGCACAGGGCGTCGGCGGCCTGCTCATCGTGGCTGGCGGTGGTGGCGGCGGCCTCGACATAGGACTGGAGGTTCTCCCGGATCAGCAGGGCGTCCCAGTCGGTGTCGGGAAGAAAAAAACAAAGCTCGGATTGGCGGGCGACGATGCCCTTGCTGGTTCGGTAAATGGATGTGTTCATGGAGATGATCAGGTTGTGTTAGATGGTGTGGGAGCGTTTGGTCAGGCGTTGGCCTGTCCGCCCTTGTAAGAGAAGCCGCCGTCGCAGCGGATGTCTGCGGCGGTGATGTTGGCCGCCTCCTCGGACGCGAGGAAAACAAAGGTCGCCGCCACCTCCTCGATGCTGCCGACTTTTCCCCGCGGGTGGTTTTGATCAAACGAGCGGAACAGGGCCTCGGGGTCCTCGCCGCTTTCCGCGACGTAGCGGTGCAGCATGGGGGAGTCCACGGTGCCGGGGGAGACCGAGTTGACGCGGATGTGGTCCGGGGCGAGTTCCATCGCCTGGCCGCGAGCCAGACCGATAAGGGCGGCGTTGCAGGCGCCATAGACGGCGTGATTGGCAAACCCCACGTTCCCTGTGACGCTGGCCATGTGGATGATGGAGCCGCCGCCGCATTGTCGCATGGCGGGGATGCAGAACTTGGAAAAAAACACGGAGGACTTGAACTTGACGTTCACGCAGAGGTCGAACTGCTCCTCACTCATATCCTCCACCGCGACGACGGGCATGACCGCGGCGTTGTTCACGAGGATGGAGGCCGGACCGAGCTCCTTGTTGGCCCGCGCCACGAAGGCCTCGATGGCGGCGGTGTCAACGATGTCGAAGGCCTGGTGGCAGGCCTTCACCCCGTAGGATTCAATCAGCCTGGCGGTTTCCAGCAGGTTGGGTTCCCTTGAGGCGCAGACGGCGACGTTGGCGCCCTCGCGGGCAAAGGCGGTGGCGATTCCCCGACCGATGCCGTCGCCGGCACCGGTGACGATGGCGGTTTTTCCTTTTAATCGCTGGCTCATGATGCAGGTGTCAGTTGTTCGGTGATTGTTAGGGTGTGTTAGATTGTTAAATAATTTACCAGTCAAGAATGGCTCCGTCCTCGGCCCGGATGGTGTTCGAGTGGATGATTTCCTGCTCGAAGGGGTGCTTGGCGGCCTCCGCCTCATCGACCTCGATGCCGAGACCGGGAGCCGTCGGCGGTAGCCAGTGGCCGTCCTTGGTTTCGAGGCTGGATTTGACAACATCCCAGCGCCAGGGGACATCGGTGAGCATGTCCTCCTGGATGATGAAGTTTGGCGCGGCGAGGTCAAAGTGGAGGGCGGCGGCGTTGGCGATGGGGCCGAGCGGATTGTGGGGTGCCACGCCCATGTTGTAGATTTCCGCCATGGCCGCGATCTTGCGGGCGGCGAGCAGACCGCCGCAGTGGCACAGGTCCGGCTGGATGACGTGACAGGCGTGTTTTTCGAAAATCTCCCGGTACTGGTGCATGCTGACGAGTCGCTCGCCGGTGGCGATGGGCGCCTTGACGGCGCGCGTGACCTCGCAGAGGCTGTCGACATTTTCCGGAGGCACGGGCTCCTCGCAAAAGTAGGGGGAAAACTCCTCGATGGCGTTGATATACTGGGTGGCGACGATGGGGGTGCAGCGGCCGTGAAAGTCGACCATGATGTCGATGTCATCACCGACGGCGGTGCGGAGTCTTTCCATCAGGCTGGCGAATTTCTTCACCGGACGGATGCCCTCCAGCGGGCGCGAGTAGGGTACGAAGACGACCTTCAGGGCGGTGTATCCCTTGGCGACGACGGCGTGGGCGAGATCGATGAGCGGGCCGGGGTCAAAGGTTTCATAAACCGCCTTCATATCGCCGCCGCCGAGGTGGGTGTACATCCTCACCTTGTCGCGGACACGCCCTCCCAGCAGATCAAAGACGGGGACTCCCAGATCCTTGCCCCGGATGTCCCAGAGCGCTTGTTCAATGGCCGAGATGGCGGACATGCCGATGACACCGAGCCGCCAGAAGGACTGACGGTACATTTTCTGATAGAGGTGCTCGATGCGCCGCGGGTCCTCACCAATGAGCATGGGTTCGAAATCCTCGACGGCACCGACCAGGGAGCGGGTTTTCCATTCGAGTGAGGCCTCGCCCCAGCCGTAGAGGCCGGGGGTGTCTGTCTCCACTTTCACAAAAACCCAGTTTCTCATCTGGGCATTGACAACAAAGGTGCGGATGCGGGTGATTTTCATGGAAAATACGGTGGTGCGGCAATGAGCTTGGGAATCATTGTCCATGTGTGGGCACGTGTGTCAACGATCATTGACGAACGCGCCAACAGGCTATCGAGCATTCCGATGCTCTATGAAATTCGATGCTCTATGAAATAAAACACCAGGTTAAATCGGCACGAGTGAAATCCGGTTCCAAACTTCACTTGGCAATCAGCTCGACGAGATGGCTGCCCGGATTGAGGTTACTGCCGAACATTTCCACCCGGATGTAGCGCATCGGAGTGAGTTGGAAGCTTTCTTCACAGCCGCGGGCACCGAAGGACTCCTTGTTGTCGCGTTTGTCGATGTGGACATCCCAGTTTTTGCCGTCCATGGAGGTCTTGACGATGAATTTGTAGGCGCGTTTGTCCTTGTGCAGGGGGACGACGTTGATGGTGGAGATGTTGACGGATTTTCCGAAATCGATTTGATACCAATCCCCTTCCCAGTATTCCGCGTTGTTGATCTCGCCATCGTTGGCAAATTGCGGATTGGTTGAGCCGGGTGAGCAGGTGACTTTGACGCCTTTTTCCGCGGCGAGGTTTTTGATTTTAACAAGGACGGATTTACTGCGCTCGGCGGGGTCCTGCATGGCGGTGGGATGGTAGGTTTTCACCTTGCCGTTTTTGCTGACATGTTCTGCGAAACGGCGTGCGTATTCCGTTTTCCAGGCAGCGAGGATGAGCTTGTAGGAAAGCGGCTGGGTCGGATGCGCCTTCTCCCCATCCGTTAGAAACCCCTTGGGGATCGGGGGCATTTCGGAACGTTTGCCCGGCCAGAAGCCGGGTTCGGTGCGGTAGGCGAGCAGGGTGTTCTGGAAAAGGTTTTTGTCGGCATCGGGGTTGAGGGTCCATTCCAGAGCGAGCTTGGTGGCATCCGGGCTGAGGTGGATCACGTTGCCATCTTTGTTAGATCGTTTGGCGTCGGTGGTGAAGGATTTGAGATTCACAAAATACGGGATGCGCACAACCAGGCTGCGGGGCTGTTGGAAAAGGTCTGTCTTGATGCTGACATCAGCGCCATCGTTGCGGGGAGTCATCAGGGCGGTGACGAGTCCGAAGGAGGTGGGTGCTTTTTCAATACCGAGTGGTTGGCCATTGACGAGCCAAGCGGGGGAGACGGCATTGAAGAGCAGGATGTCGCGGTTCTGAGGTTCCAGTCCTCCACGACCACCGAACTCGGCGACAAAGAGATTGCGGATGAGTCCGTTGTAGGTGGAGCATCCCCAGGCGTGAGGCGGTGGGCAGAACTCGACATCGCGGTCGGTCCAGGGGCGGATCATGTTTTCAAAACTCTCGTAGGCACTGCCGGAGTGCATCATGGCGTGATAGGTGTCGATCAGCGCCTGTTGGGGGTCGCCGTTGAGGATGGACTGGTTGGCGGCGCGGGAGGTCATGTACTGGTGGAGGTGCTGGCCGTTGCGGTAGGTCATGATGCCCTCGCGGTATTTGGTGGCGTGCAGGCGTTTGAGGGTGCCGGACACGAGTGGGTCACCCGGCTGGACAAGCTCGGTGGGCCAGAGCAGCATCTCGTTTTCCCAATCCTGGTCGGTGCGGAACTCCGCGAAGCCGGCGCGGGCAGCCGGGCCGGTGATGAATTTGTAGAGACCGGTGGGCACGTAGCCATCGGCGTGGGCACTGTCGCGGACGGCTTTGAGGACGAGTTTTTCATAGCGGTCGTGAAACTTGAGCCAGGTGGCGGCGGTGTCGTTTTCGCCGAGTAATCTTGCCATGTTGATGGCGGAGCGCAGGGCGATGAGTGCCCAGTAGTTGTGGCAGGTGTACTGGCCCTTGATCATCTCGTTGTCGTAGGGGATGGAGGGGCGCATCAGGCCGTGCGGCTGGGTGTTGCTGTCGTGCATGATGCACTCGACACCGCGCTTGATCGCCGGGAAGAATTTCTTGCCGAGGTCGATGTTGCGACTGTTGACGATGTGATCGGTGATGGCCGCCATCGGCTGGCCGTGGCCGCAGAAAATTTTCTGCCCGTGGCTGAGTGCGATGTCGACAAAAAGGCCGTCTTTTTGTTGCCGGTCGACAAAGTTCTGGAAATTCGGTTGGAGGAAATCCTTGAGGCCGAAGCTGTTGTAAAGCAGGGCGTAATCGTAGACGGGAGTGAGGAAGAGGTCGGGGTAAGGGAGACCGTCGGTTTGGGTCTTTCTGCCGTTGTAGGTGCGGGTGGCGAGCATGACATGCACGGCGGTGGCGCGATGGGACTCGGCCAGTTTTGGCTCGCCCGGTGTGCGGATGAAGCTGAACCTGGTGACGGCGTTATTCCAGTAGTCGATGACCCGGGCGCGGGATTGTGTGTAGTCGGCGGCTTTCAGTTCTGCTAGGTAGGTGGCGTCGGAGGTGGGGACACGGGGGAGTTTGAAGATGAGGGTCATCGATTCACCGGGAGCGAGTTTTTGGGTGTATCGGGCGATGCCGACTTCTGTGCGCGGGGAGACCCCGAGTTCGGTGCCGATGAATGGTTTGGTATAAGCTTCACCATTGGCAGCATCCCAACTGTCAGGGGTGGTGTAGAGGCCAACCGTTTCCCCGGAACGGAGCAAAGCATCGTCTTTGATTTCATATTCCCATTTGGCATTAAACCCGGCGTTGCGTTCGCGGTGGCCGATGCCGCACTGGCGGAATGCGGCGGCGGCTTTGGCGGTGACGGGTTTGTTTCCGGCATTGCGGACGACGAGTTTGGCAAAGATGGCCGTGTTTTTATTTTCCGAATCGGAGGGCAGCAAGGCGCCAAACACCTCATACTCATAACGTAAAGATCCGTCGGTCCAGTTATCGGAGACGACAGGAATGTAGCCGTCTAAAAACTGACGTTGTCGACATGCCAGCGGCGTGTCATTTTCACCCCAGAACAGGCAAAGCTCGGCACGGCCTGTGTAGATGTTGCCCTCGGGAGTGACTTGAATCCCGATCGGGTCCGGCTGCCAGGGCATGCCGATACAGGTCACCGGATGGGTAAAGTAACACCAGGGTTTGGAGGCGTCATCGAGCTTCGGGTCCACCATCGGCCAGCCGCCGTCGGTGATGCCTTGGGCGGAAATGATGTTGGTTGTGATAGCTGTAACAACTAGTGCGATGAGCCATTGAAGATACTTGTTAGGTCGCATGGTGGGAACAGTTTTATTGGGGGAAAGGGGACAGGTTGGAGTTTTCCTTCCTCTTTTTCCCGCTGCCAACGATGTTCTCGATCCTCTCATCCCGAAAGCAAATTTTCAGCCATTCACCCAAGATTGTTTGAATTTCTCCTAGGGAGAAAATCGAACGCCAGGGGGCGAGAATAACGTGTAGGATGCAAATCAGTCGTGGGTTAACACGCAAATTCAGGTTCCCTAGACACAACCAATGATAAACATGAAAAGAAAACGAATGAAAACAGGCGGGGTCACGGCATTGGCTTGCTGTGCTATGGCGGCATCGCACACCGATGCAGCTTTATCTGCTTACGACGGATTCACCACGACGGGAGACTTGACTGGCCAAACCGGCGGGTCCGGCTTTACAGGAGCCTGGGGTTCTTCAGATCAATCACTCACGGTGGTGTCAGGCACGCTGTCTTATTCCACGTTGGTAACCACCGGAGGTAAGGTAGAGGCCAATTCTACAGACGAACTGGAGTTCCGCGGGCTGCCAAGTACCAGCACTGGAACGGTTTGGATGAGTGCGCTCATGCAAGTGAATGGGACGAGTAATATCACTTCTAATATGGCATCTATTGGGCTTTTTACTGGGACGACCAGCCAACGCACTTGGCTGGCCGTGCGTCAGGGGCAAGTTCAGTTCTACACCCGAAATGCAGCTGACACTGCCTGGGATATCAACAACTCGACTTCCTACACCAACGGCGACACGGTGTTTCTCGTTTCGCGTATTCAGTATGGCGCCGGCACTGGTGGAAGTGATTTGGTGGACTACTGGGTGAATCCTGCATTGGGAGCTTCACTGACAAGCGGGGATATCACGGTCGATAACAGCGGTGTGGCTTTCGACTCCATCCGCATCAGCGGAAGTGGCGGAACTGGTGGAACGAACACGCCCAACTACATCGACGAGATTCGCTTTGGCAATAGCTATGCCGAGGTAGCACCCGTGCCCGAGCCATCATCAGCAGCTTTGCTTGGTCTGGCTGGCCTTGCCCTGATCTTGCGCCGACGCAAGTAGATCGAATTCCTTCCGTTGGTTCTTTTTCAAGCGCACCCTTGGATCGAGGGTGCGCTTTTATTGTGTGTTTTGGAAACAGGGGCAAACCTCCAAGAGTCCACATTCTTTGGTCTCTACTTTCCCTTGGTCTCCACCGTGACATACTTGGCTTT
The sequence above is drawn from the Akkermansiaceae bacterium genome and encodes:
- a CDS encoding SMP-30/gluconolactonase/LRE family protein translates to MTEIEAHPAWQHNAEVGEGSLWDEREKLLYWVDIHGNAVHCFNPATGENRSWDVGEHVGTVVLDEQGGILLATQNGFARMDPENGQLTHLGNPEAGHPEVRFNDGKCDPAGRFWAGTMAYDCREGAGSLYCMEPDGSIHRKLDDLTISNGLVWSRDATKFYFIDSLTYRLDCYRYDRESGEVSNRQTVTTFDQDAEGLPDGMAIDADDGLWVAMFGGASVLRIDPATGARTHKITLPTSNITSCAFGGDDLQDIYITSATVHLGEDDLRDQPLAGSLFRARSPIAGVPAHRFAGTN
- a CDS encoding fumarylacetoacetate hydrolase family protein gives rise to the protein MNTSIYRTSKGIVARQSELCFFLPDTDWDALLIRENLQSYVEAAATTASHDEQAADALCHHLLAPISKQELWACGVTYYRSRDARMEESQDAGGGDFYDRVYAADRPELFFKATPLRVSHPGAPVRIRRDSTWDVPEPEFTLVLNPSGNIIGFTAGNDMSSRSIEGENPLYLPQAKTYDGCASVGPGILLTDELSSETGISLKIERDGLEVFAGDTQLGAMKRTPEELAGFLFRESSFPHGAFLMTGTGIIPGNDFTLHPGDLVHITIDGIGTLTNPVDRLPTT
- a CDS encoding SDR family oxidoreductase → MSQRLKGKTAIVTGAGDGIGRGIATAFAREGANVAVCASREPNLLETARLIESYGVKACHQAFDIVDTAAIEAFVARANKELGPASILVNNAAVMPVVAVEDMSEEQFDLCVNVKFKSSVFFSKFCIPAMRQCGGGSIIHMASVTGNVGFANHAVYGACNAALIGLARGQAMELAPDHIRVNSVSPGTVDSPMLHRYVAESGEDPEALFRSFDQNHPRGKVGSIEEVAATFVFLASEEAANITAADIRCDGGFSYKGGQANA
- the dgoD gene encoding galactonate dehydratase, with the protein product MKITRIRTFVVNAQMRNWVFVKVETDTPGLYGWGEASLEWKTRSLVGAVEDFEPMLIGEDPRRIEHLYQKMYRQSFWRLGVIGMSAISAIEQALWDIRGKDLGVPVFDLLGGRVRDKVRMYTHLGGGDMKAVYETFDPGPLIDLAHAVVAKGYTALKVVFVPYSRPLEGIRPVKKFASLMERLRTAVGDDIDIMVDFHGRCTPIVATQYINAIEEFSPYFCEEPVPPENVDSLCEVTRAVKAPIATGERLVSMHQYREIFEKHACHVIQPDLCHCGGLLAARKIAAMAEIYNMGVAPHNPLGPIANAAALHFDLAAPNFIIQEDMLTDVPWRWDVVKSSLETKDGHWLPPTAPGLGIEVDEAEAAKHPFEQEIIHSNTIRAEDGAILDW
- a CDS encoding discoidin domain-containing protein codes for the protein MRPNKYLQWLIALVVTAITTNIISAQGITDGGWPMVDPKLDDASKPWCYFTHPVTCIGMPWQPDPIGIQVTPEGNIYTGRAELCLFWGENDTPLACRQRQFLDGYIPVVSDNWTDGSLRYEYEVFGALLPSDSENKNTAIFAKLVVRNAGNKPVTAKAAAAFRQCGIGHRERNAGFNAKWEYEIKDDALLRSGETVGLYTTPDSWDAANGEAYTKPFIGTELGVSPRTEVGIARYTQKLAPGESMTLIFKLPRVPTSDATYLAELKAADYTQSRARVIDYWNNAVTRFSFIRTPGEPKLAESHRATAVHVMLATRTYNGRKTQTDGLPYPDLFLTPVYDYALLYNSFGLKDFLQPNFQNFVDRQQKDGLFVDIALSHGQKIFCGHGQPMAAITDHIVNSRNIDLGKKFFPAIKRGVECIMHDSNTQPHGLMRPSIPYDNEMIKGQYTCHNYWALIALRSAINMARLLGENDTAATWLKFHDRYEKLVLKAVRDSAHADGYVPTGLYKFITGPAARAGFAEFRTDQDWENEMLLWPTELVQPGDPLVSGTLKRLHATKYREGIMTYRNGQHLHQYMTSRAANQSILNGDPQQALIDTYHAMMHSGSAYESFENMIRPWTDRDVEFCPPPHAWGCSTYNGLIRNLFVAEFGGRGGLEPQNRDILLFNAVSPAWLVNGQPLGIEKAPTSFGLVTALMTPRNDGADVSIKTDLFQQPRSLVVRIPYFVNLKSFTTDAKRSNKDGNVIHLSPDATKLALEWTLNPDADKNLFQNTLLAYRTEPGFWPGKRSEMPPIPKGFLTDGEKAHPTQPLSYKLILAAWKTEYARRFAEHVSKNGKVKTYHPTAMQDPAERSKSVLVKIKNLAAEKGVKVTCSPGSTNPQFANDGEINNAEYWEGDWYQIDFGKSVNISTINVVPLHKDKRAYKFIVKTSMDGKNWDVHIDKRDNKESFGARGCEESFQLTPMRYIRVEMFGSNLNPGSHLVELIAK
- a CDS encoding PEP-CTERM sorting domain-containing protein (PEP-CTERM proteins occur, often in large numbers, in the proteomes of bacteria that also encode an exosortase, a predicted intramembrane cysteine proteinase. The presence of a PEP-CTERM domain at a protein's C-terminus predicts cleavage within the sorting domain, followed by covalent anchoring to some some component of the (usually Gram-negative) cell surface. Many PEP-CTERM proteins exhibit an unusual sequence composition that includes large numbers of potential glycosylation sites. Expression of one such protein has been shown restore the ability of a bacterium to form floc, a type of biofilm.), with translation MKRKRMKTGGVTALACCAMAASHTDAALSAYDGFTTTGDLTGQTGGSGFTGAWGSSDQSLTVVSGTLSYSTLVTTGGKVEANSTDELEFRGLPSTSTGTVWMSALMQVNGTSNITSNMASIGLFTGTTSQRTWLAVRQGQVQFYTRNAADTAWDINNSTSYTNGDTVFLVSRIQYGAGTGGSDLVDYWVNPALGASLTSGDITVDNSGVAFDSIRISGSGGTGGTNTPNYIDEIRFGNSYAEVAPVPEPSSAALLGLAGLALILRRRK